A window of the Gemmatirosa kalamazoonensis genome harbors these coding sequences:
- a CDS encoding DUF4861 domain-containing protein has translation MIRHLTLLGACAVAAPLAAQAPRATLRAENTLGITRVDEMIAVPWSAVRQRLAAATPEHVRVLDAAGRELTSQVVDDDGDGTSDELLFQGTFWPNETKDFTVEAAAPTAKPKVKTFARHDDPRDDVAWESDRIAWRVYGEGLKKTSSAMSSNGIDIWVKKTREPIVEKWYGKGHDSYHVDTGEGADFYDVGETLGAGGIGVWRGDSLYRADNFKAWKIVANGPLRTIFELRYDPYDAAGQRVSEVKRVTQDAGQNWFKQESTLRSADGSDITYATGLFKQPAAVGIESKAQPLAWLTAWAPVVPKSGGHGELGAAVLVEKNRLVDWKETGNHYLAILKARSGVPVTNYVAAGWTDSGDFRDVKDWWKYLDAAAQRIASPIRVTLGGASAAAR, from the coding sequence ATGATCCGTCACCTCACACTGCTCGGCGCCTGCGCCGTCGCCGCGCCGCTGGCGGCCCAGGCGCCGCGCGCCACGCTCCGCGCCGAGAACACGTTGGGCATCACCCGCGTCGACGAGATGATCGCCGTGCCGTGGTCCGCGGTGCGCCAGCGCCTCGCGGCGGCGACGCCCGAGCACGTACGGGTGCTCGACGCCGCTGGGCGCGAGCTCACGAGCCAGGTCGTCGACGACGATGGCGACGGCACGTCCGACGAGCTGCTGTTCCAGGGCACGTTCTGGCCGAACGAGACGAAGGACTTCACCGTGGAGGCCGCGGCGCCGACGGCGAAGCCGAAGGTGAAGACGTTCGCCCGCCACGACGACCCGCGCGACGACGTCGCGTGGGAGAGCGATCGCATCGCGTGGCGCGTCTACGGCGAGGGGCTCAAGAAGACGTCGTCGGCGATGTCGTCGAACGGCATCGACATCTGGGTGAAGAAGACGCGCGAGCCGATCGTCGAGAAGTGGTACGGCAAGGGACACGACTCGTATCACGTCGACACCGGCGAGGGCGCCGACTTCTACGATGTCGGCGAGACGCTCGGCGCCGGCGGCATCGGCGTGTGGCGCGGCGACTCGCTGTACCGCGCCGACAACTTCAAGGCGTGGAAGATCGTCGCGAACGGGCCGCTGCGCACGATCTTCGAGCTGCGCTACGACCCGTACGACGCCGCCGGCCAGCGCGTCTCCGAGGTGAAGCGCGTCACGCAGGACGCGGGGCAGAACTGGTTCAAGCAGGAGAGCACGCTCCGCTCCGCCGACGGCAGCGACATCACGTACGCCACGGGGCTGTTCAAGCAGCCGGCGGCGGTCGGCATCGAGAGTAAGGCGCAGCCGCTCGCCTGGCTCACCGCGTGGGCGCCCGTCGTACCGAAGAGCGGCGGCCACGGGGAGCTCGGCGCCGCGGTGCTCGTCGAGAAGAATCGCCTCGTCGACTGGAAGGAGACCGGGAACCACTACCTCGCGATCCTGAAGGCGAGGAGCGGCGTGCCGGTCACGAACTACGTCGCCGCCGGCTGGACCGACAGCGGCGACTTCCGCGACGTGAAGGACTGGTGGAAGTACCTCGACGCAGCGGCCCAGCGCATCGCGTCGCCCATCAGGGTCACGTTAGGCGGGGCGAGCGCTGCGGCTCGGTGA
- the kduI gene encoding 5-dehydro-4-deoxy-D-glucuronate isomerase, producing the protein MRYLPNAATTSRMTTEELRASFLVSDIFRPGEVRLEIVDLDRVVIGGAVPTGAPLRLEAHPDLLAEYFTERRELGVLNIGGVGTVTVDGTRHLLGRKDVLYVGRGSRDVSFESADAKDPARFYLVSYPAHASHPTTVVTQSEAQGATIGALETANRRRVARYIHTAGARSAQLVMGVTTLEPGSVWNTMPAHTHHRRTEIYLYFDLPHDAIVLHLLGQPSETRTIVVRDGEVALSPGWSVHAGCGTSAYSFCWAMGGENQDYADMQPVDISTLR; encoded by the coding sequence ATGAGATACCTGCCTAACGCCGCGACGACGTCGCGGATGACCACCGAGGAGCTCCGCGCGAGCTTCCTCGTCTCCGACATCTTCCGCCCCGGCGAGGTCCGGCTCGAGATCGTCGATCTCGACCGCGTCGTCATCGGCGGCGCGGTGCCGACCGGCGCGCCCCTGAGGCTCGAGGCGCACCCCGACCTGCTGGCCGAGTACTTCACGGAGCGGCGCGAGCTCGGCGTGCTGAACATCGGCGGCGTGGGCACCGTCACGGTCGACGGCACGCGCCATCTGTTAGGCCGCAAGGACGTGCTGTACGTCGGGCGCGGGAGCCGCGACGTGTCGTTCGAGAGCGCGGACGCGAAGGACCCGGCGCGCTTCTATCTCGTGAGCTATCCCGCGCACGCGTCGCACCCGACCACGGTGGTGACGCAGTCCGAGGCGCAGGGAGCGACCATCGGCGCGCTGGAGACGGCGAACCGGCGTCGCGTGGCGCGCTACATCCACACCGCCGGCGCGCGCAGCGCGCAGCTCGTCATGGGCGTCACGACGCTGGAGCCGGGGAGCGTGTGGAACACGATGCCCGCGCACACGCACCACCGCCGCACCGAGATCTACCTGTACTTCGACCTGCCGCACGACGCGATCGTGCTCCACCTGCTCGGCCAGCCGTCGGAGACGCGGACGATCGTGGTGCGCGACGGCGAGGTCGCGCTGTCGCCCGGCTGGTCCGTGCACGCGGGATGCGGCACGAGCGCGTACTCGTTCTGCTGGGCGATGGGCGGCGAGAACCAGGACTACGCCGACATGCAGCCCGTCGACATCTCCACGCTGCGGTGA